In Sphingomonas crocodyli, a genomic segment contains:
- a CDS encoding pyrroloquinoline quinone-dependent dehydrogenase codes for MHTPPTGFRIVLSALLILAGLWLTIGGALLIMAGGGIGTAIAGATTIGAGWAYLRHPAAGVALLFLTIAVAAIATIRALGFDAWALLPIAGLPGLFGLIMLISAIRRRATRLMLIAGIVVAVGGLTLWLVRPPQAPAGAGAPAPDSDWPLYGRSPDGSRRAPDRQITPANVGALEIAWSYRTGETYPGSTPSFEATPIRIGDRLVFCTPDDDVIALDPVTGRQVWRHDVGIDGALRGNARCRGVSYHRSATAGACAERILIGTMDARLIALDLRDGKLCRGFGRGGQVDLTEGLGPIPAGMYTETSPPAVIGDIVVLGGGVKDGVMVDGASGVIRAFDAIDGHLVWAWDLAHPQGRRADGIFTRGTPNAWAPIGIDPALGQFLVPLGSSTPDFVGTHRSAASNRYATSLVAIDARTGRERWHFQTVHHDLWDYDLSSPPLLVDWPAGGRNIPAAIFATKTGAVFVLDRRTGTPLTRVIERPVPRSDFPGESAAPTQPLSIDMPALGRQRISGADIWGTTPFDQLWCRIAFYSARYEGPFTPPSVGGSITVPSSTGGVNWGGLSYDPERRLVLANWGNLAVRTHLIDKGETGAPPAPIAALPGVQPDAGIRHAALPQIFLSPLGIPCTRPPFGEIGAIDLKTRRLAWSRPLGTMRDSGPFGLRSGLAIPMGVPNMGGTITTAGGLTFVGATQDAYLRAFATADGRELWRARLPAGAQATPISYSAGGRQYVVIAAGGSALLQSKPGDWVIAFALPKR; via the coding sequence ATGCACACGCCGCCGACAGGATTTCGCATCGTCCTGTCGGCTCTGCTGATCCTTGCCGGCCTGTGGCTGACGATCGGCGGGGCGTTGTTGATCATGGCTGGTGGCGGTATCGGTACCGCGATTGCCGGAGCTACGACGATCGGCGCGGGATGGGCCTATCTGCGCCACCCCGCCGCTGGTGTGGCGCTGCTGTTCCTCACCATCGCCGTCGCTGCGATCGCGACGATCCGCGCGCTGGGCTTCGATGCATGGGCGCTGCTCCCGATTGCGGGGCTGCCAGGCCTGTTCGGACTGATCATGCTGATTTCCGCGATCCGCCGTCGGGCGACGCGGCTCATGCTGATCGCCGGCATCGTCGTGGCCGTCGGCGGCCTGACTCTATGGCTCGTCCGGCCGCCCCAGGCGCCGGCGGGTGCGGGCGCCCCTGCCCCCGACAGCGATTGGCCACTCTACGGCCGATCGCCCGACGGATCGCGCCGTGCGCCCGATCGGCAGATCACGCCCGCCAATGTCGGCGCGCTGGAGATTGCGTGGAGCTATCGCACCGGCGAGACCTATCCGGGCTCGACGCCCAGCTTCGAGGCGACCCCGATCCGGATCGGCGACCGGCTGGTCTTCTGTACCCCCGACGATGACGTCATCGCGCTCGATCCGGTGACGGGGCGGCAGGTGTGGCGCCACGATGTGGGGATAGACGGGGCGCTGCGCGGCAACGCGCGGTGCCGGGGCGTCTCTTACCACCGCTCCGCGACCGCAGGCGCATGCGCCGAACGCATCCTGATCGGGACGATGGACGCGCGGTTGATCGCGCTCGACCTGCGTGATGGGAAGCTGTGTCGCGGGTTCGGGCGCGGTGGGCAGGTCGATCTGACCGAAGGGCTCGGTCCGATCCCGGCGGGCATGTACACCGAGACATCCCCGCCCGCCGTTATCGGCGACATCGTCGTGCTGGGCGGCGGCGTGAAGGACGGGGTGATGGTGGACGGCGCATCGGGCGTGATCCGCGCCTTCGATGCGATCGACGGCCACCTCGTCTGGGCGTGGGATCTGGCACACCCGCAGGGCCGCAGGGCCGACGGCATCTTCACGCGCGGCACGCCCAATGCCTGGGCGCCGATCGGGATCGATCCCGCGCTCGGCCAGTTCCTCGTGCCCCTCGGCTCCAGCACGCCCGATTTCGTCGGCACGCACCGATCGGCCGCGTCGAACCGCTATGCGACATCGCTGGTGGCGATCGACGCGCGCACCGGGCGCGAGCGCTGGCATTTCCAGACGGTCCACCACGATCTGTGGGATTACGACCTGTCCTCCCCGCCCCTGCTGGTCGACTGGCCGGCGGGTGGGCGCAACATTCCCGCCGCGATCTTCGCGACCAAGACGGGGGCGGTGTTCGTGCTCGACCGGCGCACCGGCACGCCGCTGACCCGCGTGATCGAACGCCCGGTGCCGCGCAGCGACTTCCCCGGCGAAAGCGCCGCGCCCACCCAGCCGCTGTCGATCGACATGCCCGCGCTCGGGCGACAGCGGATAAGCGGCGCGGACATCTGGGGCACGACCCCGTTCGACCAGCTATGGTGCCGCATCGCATTTTATAGCGCGCGCTACGAAGGTCCGTTCACCCCGCCATCGGTGGGCGGCAGCATCACCGTTCCCTCCTCGACCGGGGGCGTGAACTGGGGCGGGCTGTCCTACGATCCCGAGCGGCGATTAGTGCTGGCCAACTGGGGCAATCTCGCCGTGCGCACCCACCTGATCGACAAAGGCGAGACGGGTGCCCCGCCCGCACCGATCGCAGCACTTCCGGGCGTCCAGCCCGATGCCGGCATCCGCCACGCCGCCTTGCCGCAGATATTCCTGTCGCCGCTGGGCATACCCTGCACGCGCCCGCCCTTTGGCGAGATCGGCGCGATCGACCTCAAGACGCGCCGCCTCGCCTGGAGCCGCCCGCTCGGCACGATGCGCGACAGCGGGCCGTTCGGCCTGCGCAGCGGCCTCGCCATCCCGATGGGCGTACCGAACATGGGCGGCACGATCACGACCGCGGGCGGCCTCACCT
- a CDS encoding SDR family NAD(P)-dependent oxidoreductase: MTTALLSNAGTRFGLIAAELLAGRRDRLILTVDRDCDAGLRDKLAALAGAEIIEADCAVEADWDRIAALIGGDVIDLQVHCPPAALGAVKAEVALHSAWLAARNANRLMRGQGTLLVQYLTAEPGKPTPELDAAANAFTLALSGALLDATKAGLTLRSNRLGFPASADPAHVRAATETLIDDRSRFMTGAVITLDGRSATGAASPRLDGKTILITGATSGIGRETAIEMGRLGAFVAVGGRKQPLAQETLDLVRAAGGDGMTVSLDVTSKDAWTAAIASVIAARGAIHGLINNAGEQKNRTIAELAQADLQFLTDINYRGMRTGMDEALHPIAASGGGAIINIASVAGIRAGYGASAYGGSKAAMIGLSLAYARDFASTGVRVNALQPGFIWSDSVADSMGAEGAAAFRAMIEPRTPLGRVGAPDDVAGMIAFLLSDAAAAISGQAITVSGGLELTFP; the protein is encoded by the coding sequence ATGACGACCGCGCTCCTGTCCAATGCCGGCACCCGTTTCGGCCTGATCGCGGCTGAGTTGCTCGCGGGCCGGCGCGACCGGCTGATCCTCACGGTCGATCGCGATTGCGATGCGGGCCTGCGCGACAAACTGGCGGCGCTGGCGGGCGCGGAGATCATCGAGGCCGATTGCGCGGTCGAGGCCGATTGGGATCGGATCGCGGCGCTGATCGGCGGGGACGTGATCGACCTGCAGGTCCACTGCCCGCCCGCCGCGCTGGGCGCGGTGAAGGCCGAGGTCGCGCTCCATTCGGCGTGGCTCGCGGCGCGCAACGCCAACCGGCTGATGCGCGGACAGGGCACGTTGCTGGTCCAATATCTGACCGCCGAACCCGGCAAGCCCACCCCCGAACTCGACGCTGCTGCCAACGCCTTCACGCTGGCGCTGTCGGGCGCTTTGCTCGATGCAACGAAGGCGGGGCTGACGCTGCGGTCGAACCGGCTGGGCTTCCCCGCTTCGGCCGATCCCGCACATGTTCGCGCGGCGACCGAGACGCTGATCGACGATCGTAGCCGCTTCATGACCGGCGCGGTCATCACGCTCGACGGACGCAGTGCGACGGGTGCGGCCTCGCCCCGGCTCGACGGCAAGACGATCCTGATCACCGGCGCGACATCGGGCATCGGCCGCGAAACCGCGATCGAGATGGGGCGCCTTGGCGCCTTCGTTGCGGTCGGCGGGCGCAAGCAGCCGCTGGCGCAGGAAACGCTCGATCTGGTCCGTGCGGCGGGCGGCGACGGGATGACCGTGTCGCTCGACGTCACCAGCAAGGATGCGTGGACCGCCGCGATCGCCAGCGTGATCGCCGCACGCGGCGCGATCCACGGCCTGATCAACAATGCGGGCGAGCAGAAGAACCGGACGATCGCCGAACTAGCGCAGGCCGATCTGCAATTCCTGACCGACATCAACTATCGCGGCATGCGCACCGGCATGGACGAGGCGCTTCATCCGATTGCGGCGAGCGGCGGCGGCGCGATCATCAACATCGCATCGGTCGCGGGCATCCGCGCCGGCTATGGCGCGTCGGCCTATGGCGGATCGAAGGCGGCGATGATCGGGCTCAGCCTGGCCTATGCGCGCGATTTCGCGTCGACCGGCGTGCGTGTGAATGCGCTGCAGCCCGGCTTCATCTGGAGCGACAGTGTGGCGGATTCGATGGGGGCCGAAGGCGCCGCCGCCTTCCGCGCGATGATCGAGCCGCGCACGCCGCTGGGCCGCGTCGGCGCGCCCGATGATGTGGCGGGCATGATCGCCTTCCTCCTGTCCGACGCCGCCGCCGCGATCAGCGGACAGGCGATCACCGTGTCGGGCGGGCTGGAGCTGACCTTCCCCTGA
- a CDS encoding cupin domain-containing protein: protein MRPRIEALDVDAMDWAPLGPAGLYSKMLSRDTETGARTALQRLCPADNYEPPKVAHYHHTYEEILGVAGDFSFDSRLWVKPGTYVFHPPLTVHGFKSAIREESLFLSRVGRDLDFNFVPEPLKTDLYTVEGATPPRAPTAMRDPVEDKGWTVANFLGGTAEVCVLSTDPETGEGSAFVKLPAGWTSSVSSLPTYLEMFVIEGGLAVDGGETGPRHAYFFYPPADAISALATTGETQLYVNFGASIGF from the coding sequence ATGCGACCGCGGATCGAAGCTCTGGATGTGGATGCGATGGATTGGGCGCCGCTTGGCCCCGCAGGTCTCTACAGCAAGATGCTGAGCCGCGACACCGAGACGGGCGCGCGCACCGCGCTGCAGCGGCTGTGCCCGGCGGACAATTACGAACCGCCCAAGGTCGCGCATTATCACCACACCTATGAAGAAATCCTCGGCGTCGCGGGCGATTTCAGCTTCGACAGCCGGCTGTGGGTGAAGCCCGGCACCTATGTCTTCCATCCGCCGCTGACCGTCCACGGTTTCAAGAGCGCGATCCGTGAGGAATCGCTGTTCCTGTCGCGCGTCGGCCGCGATCTCGATTTCAACTTCGTGCCCGAGCCACTGAAGACCGATCTCTACACGGTCGAAGGCGCCACCCCGCCCCGTGCGCCGACCGCGATGCGCGATCCGGTGGAGGACAAAGGCTGGACGGTCGCCAACTTCCTGGGCGGCACGGCCGAAGTCTGTGTGCTCAGCACCGATCCGGAAACGGGCGAAGGCAGCGCCTTCGTGAAGCTGCCCGCCGGCTGGACGAGCAGCGTTTCGAGCCTGCCGACCTATCTCGAAATGTTCGTGATCGAGGGCGGCCTGGCGGTCGACGGCGGCGAAACCGGCCCGCGCCATGCCTATTTCTTCTATCCGCCCGCCGACGCGATCAGCGCGCTGGCGACGACCGGCGAGACGCAGCTCTACGTCAATTTCGGCGCGTCGATCGGGTTCTGA
- a CDS encoding cupin domain-containing protein, with translation MIETFRVDISECRHDHQIGVEPFEDWGSPAQVRALRRLDDGSLRSGLIALPAGWQGTAGDAPLTQIYVRSGRFEIDGRSLAAGAWVVLGGGYEAACGSAEGCELIAIFDAPCDQSAERAPMIEINEDVFAIEPFTPVIGGKPFTGFERRVLWLDPLTGADTRLLRVPGGFKGGGPNWHPVQEEIFCLEGDIQPDETRPMGAGSFLWNPAYSIHGFAEQSSSGCLLLEWHDGPWAITLEPGITRP, from the coding sequence GTGATCGAGACTTTTCGCGTCGATATTTCGGAATGCCGGCACGATCATCAGATCGGGGTCGAGCCATTCGAGGACTGGGGCAGCCCAGCGCAGGTGCGCGCGCTGCGCCGGCTCGACGACGGATCGCTGCGCAGCGGCCTGATCGCGCTGCCCGCCGGATGGCAGGGCACGGCCGGCGACGCGCCGCTGACGCAGATCTACGTCCGTTCGGGCCGGTTCGAAATTGACGGGCGCAGCCTTGCGGCGGGCGCGTGGGTCGTTCTGGGCGGCGGCTATGAGGCCGCGTGCGGATCGGCCGAGGGGTGCGAACTGATCGCCATCTTCGACGCGCCATGCGACCAGTCGGCCGAACGTGCGCCGATGATCGAGATCAACGAGGACGTGTTCGCGATCGAGCCGTTCACGCCCGTTATCGGGGGCAAGCCCTTCACCGGATTCGAACGCCGCGTTCTGTGGCTCGATCCGCTGACCGGCGCCGACACCCGTCTGCTGCGCGTGCCCGGCGGCTTCAAGGGCGGCGGGCCGAACTGGCATCCGGTGCAGGAGGAAATCTTCTGCCTGGAAGGCGATATCCAGCCCGACGAAACCCGCCCGATGGGCGCCGGCTCCTTCCTGTGGAACCCCGCCTACAGCATCCACGGCTTTGCGGAACAGAGCTCAAGCGGGTGCCTGCTGCTCGAATGGCATGACGGCCCTTGGGCGATCACGCTGGAACCGGGCATCACGCGGCCCTGA